Proteins encoded together in one Deltaproteobacteria bacterium window:
- a CDS encoding FAD-dependent oxidoreductase: MKSRRITQHPILEIPARKTVAFSWNGEMLEGFGGEMISSALIANDIHVFGHHHKDGSAQGIFCANGQCSQCLVTADGLPVKACMTPLADGMLLESVEGLPRLPRDDGTPVPRPIPVTDVDVLIIGGGPAGLSAAIELGKLDIATLIIDDKNHLGGKLVLQTHKFFGSVEDSYAGTRGFEIGKILSRRVAEFSCIHVWLEATAVGVFSDGLVGIVQGKRYRQVRPKKLLVATGAREKMLSFPGNTLPGVYGAGAFQTLVNRDLIKASERVLVVGGGNVGLIAGYHAIQAGIEVVGLVEALPQVGGYKVHADKLKRLGVPIYTGHTVVAAHGNDHVASVTIAQLDDNWKTVPDTHRTFEVDTVLIAVGLAEVNEFYHKAKDFGMDVFSAGDAQQIAEASAAMFTGRIEGVNIARSLGYAVDPVPEDWYRKVAVLKSKPGQLKERLKPEQEEGVFPVIHCFQEVPCNPCTSVCKAGIIHTQDDRITGLPYVTDRSACTGCANCVAVCPGLAITLVDFRKDAETPTVTLPYEIWRDEVALGQLVPVTDEAGAILGYFPVKGVRVKKKYPRTCLVQVRMDKTLAKRAAGIWVQEAQIEPSQIYEREPLPDDAVICRCERVRAGEIREMIRNGIRDINQLKALTRAGMGACGSKTCRPMIWRIFQEEGIDPGEVVDRTDRPPFVEVPIGYFAGIHGEEDHG, translated from the coding sequence ATGAAAAGTAGACGCATTACCCAACACCCGATTTTGGAAATACCGGCAAGAAAAACGGTGGCTTTTTCCTGGAACGGCGAAATGTTGGAGGGTTTCGGTGGCGAAATGATTTCATCCGCCCTGATTGCCAACGACATCCATGTCTTCGGACATCACCATAAGGACGGCAGCGCCCAGGGAATCTTCTGCGCCAACGGACAGTGTTCCCAGTGCCTGGTGACGGCCGACGGCCTTCCGGTCAAAGCCTGCATGACACCGCTGGCGGACGGCATGCTGCTCGAAAGCGTCGAAGGGTTGCCCCGCCTGCCTCGGGACGATGGCACTCCCGTGCCCCGTCCGATTCCGGTAACCGACGTGGACGTATTGATCATCGGCGGCGGTCCGGCAGGCCTTTCGGCGGCGATCGAACTCGGCAAGCTGGACATCGCGACCCTGATCATCGACGACAAGAACCACCTGGGCGGCAAGCTGGTGTTGCAGACCCACAAGTTTTTCGGATCTGTGGAAGATTCCTACGCAGGTACCCGCGGATTCGAAATCGGTAAAATCCTCAGCCGGCGGGTTGCCGAATTCAGCTGCATACATGTTTGGCTGGAAGCGACGGCCGTGGGCGTGTTTTCCGACGGCCTGGTAGGCATCGTCCAGGGTAAGCGCTACCGTCAGGTACGCCCCAAAAAGCTGCTGGTGGCCACGGGTGCCCGTGAAAAGATGCTCTCCTTCCCCGGGAATACCTTGCCCGGTGTTTACGGTGCCGGGGCTTTCCAGACCCTGGTAAACCGGGATCTGATCAAGGCATCCGAAAGGGTGCTCGTGGTCGGCGGGGGTAATGTCGGCCTCATCGCCGGATACCATGCCATCCAGGCGGGCATCGAGGTCGTGGGCCTGGTGGAAGCCCTGCCCCAGGTGGGCGGCTACAAGGTTCACGCCGACAAGCTCAAACGTCTCGGCGTGCCCATCTACACCGGCCACACGGTGGTCGCCGCCCATGGAAACGACCATGTGGCGTCCGTCACCATCGCCCAACTGGATGACAACTGGAAAACCGTTCCCGACACCCACCGGACCTTCGAGGTGGACACCGTGCTCATCGCCGTAGGCCTGGCGGAAGTGAACGAGTTCTACCACAAGGCCAAAGACTTTGGCATGGACGTGTTTTCCGCCGGCGACGCGCAGCAGATTGCCGAAGCATCGGCTGCCATGTTCACTGGCAGGATAGAAGGCGTCAACATTGCCCGATCCCTGGGATACGCCGTGGATCCGGTACCTGAAGACTGGTACCGCAAAGTGGCCGTCCTGAAATCGAAACCCGGCCAGTTGAAGGAACGGCTCAAACCGGAGCAGGAGGAGGGCGTCTTTCCCGTCATTCACTGTTTCCAGGAGGTTCCCTGCAACCCCTGCACCTCGGTTTGCAAGGCCGGAATCATCCACACGCAGGATGACCGCATCACCGGACTGCCGTATGTGACGGACCGCAGCGCCTGCACCGGGTGCGCCAACTGCGTGGCTGTCTGCCCGGGTCTTGCCATTACCCTGGTCGATTTTCGTAAAGATGCCGAGACGCCGACCGTGACCCTGCCCTACGAAATCTGGCGGGACGAAGTGGCCCTCGGGCAGTTGGTGCCGGTCACCGACGAAGCCGGTGCGATCCTGGGTTATTTCCCGGTCAAAGGGGTGCGGGTAAAGAAGAAATATCCGCGCACCTGCCTGGTCCAGGTCCGAATGGACAAAACCCTGGCCAAACGCGCTGCCGGCATCTGGGTGCAGGAAGCCCAGATCGAGCCGTCCCAAATATATGAAAGGGAACCCCTTCCGGACGACGCCGTCATCTGTCGCTGTGAACGCGTCAGGGCCGGTGAAATCCGGGAAATGATCCGCAACGGCATCCGGGACATCAATCAACTCAAGGCCCTGACCAGGGCGGGTATGGGAGCATGCGGTTCCAAGACATGCCGCCCCATGATCTGGCGCATTTTCCAGGAAGAAGGGATCGACCCGGGAGAAGTCGTGGACCGCACCGATCGACCGCCGTTTGTGGAGGTTCCCATAGGGTATTTTGCCGGCATTCACGGGGAGGAAGATCATGGATGA
- a CDS encoding FAD-binding oxidoreductase, whose amino-acid sequence MDEFDVIIIGAGSVGVPTAMALSEKGFKCLVLDWRPSQGQGQNKHAIGGIRATHSDPAKIKVSKRSLEIFSGWKDTYGEDIEWLKGGYTFPVYTEADADVLKSILPIQQSFGLNIDFVGPEEISAVIPGINPEGLLGGTHSMDDGSASPLLSINAFYRRARSLGSVFKFREKVMSIMVSSDRAIGVVTENSHYTAPVVIDAAGPRSRELCSSVEVGVPVFADSHEGAITEPTQSFFTTMVVDIRPGPGSKNYYFYQNPRGQVVFCITPDPPIVGMDMRETSLFLPQVCSRMVKLLPRLKNLRVRRIWRGLYPNTPDGSPIVGWNPDIEGLLHVTGMCGQGFMLGPGIAEVVARLVAGQSSDDDRKILNSFRLDRTFAGEESLK is encoded by the coding sequence ATGGATGAATTCGATGTGATAATCATTGGAGCTGGATCGGTGGGCGTGCCCACCGCCATGGCCCTGAGTGAAAAGGGTTTCAAATGCCTGGTGCTGGACTGGCGCCCTTCCCAGGGGCAGGGGCAGAACAAACATGCCATCGGCGGTATCCGCGCCACCCATTCGGATCCCGCCAAAATAAAAGTCAGCAAGCGCTCTCTGGAAATTTTCTCCGGGTGGAAAGACACATACGGCGAAGATATCGAGTGGCTTAAGGGGGGCTACACGTTTCCGGTCTACACGGAAGCGGACGCGGACGTCCTGAAGTCGATCCTGCCCATTCAACAATCTTTCGGCCTGAATATCGACTTTGTCGGCCCGGAAGAAATAAGCGCGGTGATTCCCGGCATCAATCCGGAGGGGCTATTAGGGGGCACCCATTCGATGGACGACGGTTCTGCATCGCCGCTGTTGTCCATCAACGCCTTTTACCGGCGGGCCCGATCCCTGGGAAGCGTTTTCAAATTCAGGGAGAAGGTGATGTCCATCATGGTTTCCAGCGACCGGGCCATCGGCGTGGTCACCGAAAATTCTCATTACACGGCGCCGGTGGTCATCGATGCCGCCGGTCCCAGATCCCGGGAGCTTTGCAGCAGTGTGGAGGTCGGCGTACCCGTGTTTGCCGACAGCCACGAGGGCGCCATCACCGAACCGACGCAATCGTTTTTTACGACCATGGTGGTGGACATCAGGCCCGGTCCGGGTTCAAAAAATTACTACTTTTATCAAAACCCCCGCGGACAGGTGGTGTTCTGCATCACGCCCGATCCGCCTATCGTGGGCATGGACATGCGCGAAACATCGCTGTTTCTGCCCCAGGTGTGCTCGCGCATGGTCAAGCTGCTGCCGCGTTTGAAAAACCTGCGCGTCCGCAGGATCTGGCGGGGGTTGTATCCCAACACCCCGGACGGATCCCCTATCGTGGGCTGGAATCCGGATATCGAAGGGCTGTTGCATGTCACGGGCATGTGCGGCCAGGGATTCATGCTGGGGCCCGGAATAGCCGAAGTGGTGGCCAGGCTGGTGGCCGGGCAAAGTAGCGACGACGACCGCAAAATTCTCAACAGCTTCCGGTTGGATCGCACTTTTGCCGGTGAAGAGTCGTTAAAATAA
- a CDS encoding aldehyde:ferredoxin oxidoreductase, with the protein MSLKTRIGYGRPTIHNGYAGQTLYVDLSDSSIEIKPVTEEMKKIFVGGKGFDLWLLWQAVTASTRWNARDNAVCIASGPMGGTPSYPGAGKSIVATLSPLTGSVMDSNVGGYFGPYLKFSGFDALEIQGKAPRDTIVFIDGIEEKIEIIDAPGLPEDAYALSRLLTGHFGKGKPRDISVVSTGPGAANSLMGCLNFSWYDAARRRARYKQAGRGGIGTVFADKGIKALVVRWGGVKLETNGPSDPEALKRVARLHSREISDLDPKQNEMASIGTTHLVPIMNDYDLLPTHNFKFGRHPGAALIGKDAYRPLFDKGYDGCWMGCTVACAHGVRDFVPVSGPYRGKRVFVDGPEYETIAGCGSNIGIFDPYTILEINFYCDAYGIDTISFGTSLAFAMECFEMGLIGKDLTQMDLSFGNRVSALEALHQMAEGRGFGNMLGQGIRRMKAIFHEKYGADAVIMQDIGMECKGLEFSEYMTKESLAQQGGYGLALKGPQHDEAWLIFLDMVHNFMPSFEQKAEALHWFPMFRTWFGLCGLCKLPWNDIVPEDNKDQMEPAKVVKHVGWYAEFFAAVTGRQVKPDDLITMSEAVYNFQRIFNLKMGFGRREHDSIPYRSVGPVTDEEYQSRRERYDRQLEEKAGVDIQGKSTAEKVALLRRYREDQYEKLKDAVYQRRGWTPDGVPTLETAKRLHIDFPDVMALLESHQR; encoded by the coding sequence ATGAGTTTGAAAACCCGAATTGGATATGGGCGTCCGACGATCCATAACGGTTACGCCGGTCAAACCCTCTATGTCGATCTTTCGGACTCCTCCATCGAAATCAAACCGGTTACCGAAGAGATGAAAAAGATATTCGTGGGGGGCAAGGGCTTCGATCTATGGCTGCTGTGGCAAGCCGTTACGGCGAGCACCCGCTGGAACGCCCGGGACAATGCCGTCTGCATCGCCTCCGGGCCCATGGGGGGAACGCCTAGCTACCCGGGGGCCGGGAAAAGCATCGTCGCGACGCTTTCGCCCCTTACCGGCTCGGTGATGGACTCCAATGTCGGGGGGTACTTCGGACCTTATCTCAAATTCTCCGGATTCGATGCGCTGGAAATCCAGGGCAAGGCCCCCCGGGACACCATCGTTTTCATCGACGGCATTGAAGAGAAAATTGAAATCATCGATGCACCGGGTCTTCCTGAAGACGCCTATGCGCTGTCCCGGCTCCTGACAGGCCATTTCGGCAAAGGCAAACCACGTGACATCTCGGTGGTTTCCACCGGCCCCGGGGCCGCCAACAGCCTTATGGGCTGCCTCAATTTCTCATGGTACGATGCGGCCCGGAGAAGGGCCCGGTACAAACAGGCCGGCCGGGGCGGCATCGGGACGGTCTTTGCCGACAAGGGCATCAAGGCACTGGTCGTCCGCTGGGGCGGCGTTAAACTCGAAACCAATGGCCCCTCCGATCCCGAAGCGTTGAAACGCGTGGCCAGGCTGCACTCCCGGGAAATCTCCGATCTCGACCCCAAGCAGAACGAGATGGCTTCCATCGGCACCACCCACCTGGTGCCCATCATGAACGACTACGATCTGTTACCCACCCACAATTTCAAATTCGGCCGGCACCCGGGTGCCGCTCTCATCGGCAAGGACGCTTACCGCCCGTTATTTGACAAGGGATACGACGGTTGCTGGATGGGGTGCACCGTGGCCTGCGCCCATGGTGTCAGGGACTTTGTCCCGGTAAGCGGCCCTTACCGTGGCAAGCGCGTCTTCGTGGACGGGCCTGAATATGAAACCATCGCCGGGTGCGGGTCCAACATCGGCATTTTCGACCCTTACACCATTTTGGAAATCAATTTCTATTGCGACGCCTACGGCATCGACACCATCTCCTTCGGCACGAGTCTGGCCTTTGCCATGGAGTGCTTTGAAATGGGCCTGATCGGCAAGGATCTCACCCAAATGGACCTCTCCTTCGGCAATCGGGTCAGCGCCCTGGAAGCCCTGCATCAGATGGCTGAAGGCCGGGGCTTCGGCAATATGCTGGGCCAGGGGATCCGGCGCATGAAAGCGATTTTTCATGAAAAATACGGCGCCGATGCCGTCATCATGCAGGATATCGGTATGGAGTGCAAGGGACTCGAGTTTTCCGAATACATGACCAAAGAGTCCCTGGCCCAGCAGGGCGGGTATGGCCTGGCCCTCAAGGGCCCCCAGCACGATGAAGCCTGGTTGATTTTCCTGGACATGGTGCACAACTTCATGCCCTCCTTCGAACAAAAGGCCGAGGCCCTGCACTGGTTTCCCATGTTCAGAACCTGGTTCGGCCTCTGCGGGTTGTGCAAACTGCCCTGGAACGACATCGTCCCCGAAGACAACAAGGACCAGATGGAACCGGCCAAGGTCGTGAAACACGTGGGCTGGTATGCCGAATTTTTTGCGGCGGTGACCGGCAGACAGGTCAAACCGGACGACCTCATCACCATGAGCGAAGCGGTATACAACTTCCAGCGAATCTTCAACCTGAAGATGGGTTTTGGCCGGCGGGAGCATGACAGCATCCCCTACCGTTCCGTGGGCCCTGTCACGGACGAAGAATATCAATCCCGCCGGGAACGCTATGATCGGCAGCTTGAAGAAAAGGCCGGTGTTGACATTCAAGGCAAATCCACCGCCGAAAAAGTGGCCCTTTTGCGCCGGTACCGCGAGGATCAATACGAAAAGCTGAAGGACGCGGTTTATCAACGCCGGGGATGGACCCCAGACGGCGTACCCACCCTCGAAACCGCCAAACGTCTCCACATTGATTTTCCGGACGTGATGGCGCTTCTCGAAAGCCATCAACGCTGA
- a CDS encoding universal stress protein, protein MDIKIDKILYATDLSKNSAYAFRYAVDCAEKNHAKIIILHVREDFSATTKMLMTSYLNEEQIKKLHAESEDYTHERIKKRLKVLCEKELKSEIELTDMIEGIKVKEGFPAEIILQSADELDVDLIIMGTNSKGFIENTFLGSTAKRVLRRTHKPIFIVPIPRGEIDISVPE, encoded by the coding sequence ATGGATATAAAAATAGATAAAATTCTTTATGCGACGGATCTCTCTAAAAATTCCGCTTATGCGTTTCGTTATGCCGTCGATTGTGCGGAAAAAAACCACGCCAAAATAATCATTCTGCATGTTCGTGAAGACTTTTCCGCCACAACCAAAATGCTGATGACTTCTTATCTGAACGAAGAGCAGATCAAAAAACTGCATGCCGAAAGCGAGGATTACACCCACGAACGGATCAAAAAAAGGCTGAAGGTTCTCTGCGAAAAAGAGCTGAAATCCGAGATCGAACTCACGGATATGATCGAAGGAATTAAGGTAAAGGAAGGATTCCCGGCAGAAATCATCCTTCAAAGCGCCGATGAACTCGATGTCGACCTGATCATCATGGGAACCAACAGCAAAGGCTTCATTGAAAATACCTTTCTGGGTAGCACGGCCAAAAGAGTTCTGCGCCGCACCCATAAACCTATCTTCATCGTGCCCATACCCAGGGGGGAGATCGATATCTCAGTACCTGAATAA
- a CDS encoding universal stress protein, giving the protein MKILVGYDGSRMAEDALKLAIKRALVLDARVLVATTMPKADNSQLDEVNEAEGSLAYAKSLVEKRGVPCETHLLIRGLSPGEDLVLFARENQVDEIIVGIRRRSKVGKIIMGSTAQYVILKAPCPVVTLK; this is encoded by the coding sequence ATGAAAATTCTGGTTGGATATGACGGCTCGAGAATGGCCGAAGACGCGTTGAAGCTGGCAATCAAAAGGGCCCTGGTCCTGGATGCCCGGGTATTGGTGGCGACCACCATGCCCAAGGCCGACAACAGCCAGTTGGATGAGGTGAACGAAGCCGAGGGCAGTTTGGCCTATGCCAAATCGCTGGTCGAAAAAAGGGGAGTCCCCTGCGAGACACATCTTCTGATTCGTGGTCTTTCCCCGGGTGAAGACCTCGTCCTCTTTGCCCGGGAAAACCAGGTCGACGAAATCATTGTCGGCATCAGAAGACGTTCAAAGGTAGGCAAAATAATCATGGGATCGACAGCGCAGTATGTGATCCTCAAGGCACCCTGCCCGGTGGTGACGCTGAAATAG
- a CDS encoding carbon starvation protein A, whose protein sequence is MDALLIMIVAFAGYILMYHLYGRYIGKHIFALSKDATAPAKEFEDGEDYVPTKKEVIFGHHFTSIAGTGPIVGPAIAIIWGWVPALLWVFIGSIVMGAVHDFGALIISMRNQGKSISDYTAKYVNSRTRFLFFLIVFLELWIVIAVFGLVIAIIFAMYPQSVLAVWVEVPIAVTLGYLIYKKGKNIMAWSIYAVIAMYLCVFLGPYLPFKMPAIAGIPATGIWTIILLAYGFIASVLPVTTLLQPRDFINSHQLVIAMALLVLGVLVAAFGGDLELVAPAVQSTPAKAPPMWPFLFITIACGAISGFHSLVSSGTSSKQVRGEEDSLFVGYGSMLMEGALATLVIIAVAAGIGLGYTTKSGEVLAGTAAWTAHYSSWAAAAGLGSKISAFVDGSANMIMAIGISKKFTLAIMAVFVASFAGTTLDTATRIQRYVIGELGHSINIDGLANKWVATGIAVGTALILAFATGASGNGALKLWPLFGAVNQTLAALALIIITLYLKEKGGLKWLVAGIPAVFMSVMTIWAVIMNQATFGTAHNLLLQTINIIILVIAVLIVIEGVVKFFKTDVPSGQAVPEAQ, encoded by the coding sequence ATGGATGCCTTACTCATTATGATTGTTGCGTTTGCCGGCTATATCCTAATGTACCACTTGTATGGCAGGTATATTGGCAAGCATATTTTTGCTTTGTCGAAGGATGCCACAGCCCCGGCAAAGGAGTTTGAAGACGGTGAGGACTATGTGCCCACCAAGAAGGAGGTCATCTTTGGACACCACTTCACCTCCATTGCCGGCACCGGCCCCATCGTCGGTCCGGCCATCGCCATTATCTGGGGGTGGGTCCCGGCACTGTTGTGGGTATTTATCGGCAGCATTGTCATGGGAGCGGTGCATGATTTCGGCGCTTTGATCATTTCCATGCGCAACCAGGGCAAATCGATTTCCGACTATACGGCCAAATATGTAAACAGCCGCACGCGTTTTCTGTTCTTTCTGATCGTGTTCCTGGAACTGTGGATCGTGATCGCCGTCTTCGGGCTGGTCATTGCCATCATCTTTGCCATGTACCCGCAGTCCGTGCTGGCGGTTTGGGTGGAAGTTCCCATCGCTGTCACCCTGGGTTACCTCATCTACAAAAAAGGTAAAAATATCATGGCCTGGTCCATCTACGCTGTTATCGCCATGTATCTTTGCGTCTTTCTGGGGCCCTACCTGCCCTTTAAAATGCCGGCCATAGCGGGTATCCCGGCTACGGGCATCTGGACCATCATCCTTCTGGCCTATGGTTTCATCGCCTCTGTTCTGCCGGTCACAACCCTGTTGCAGCCCAGGGATTTTATCAATTCCCACCAGCTGGTCATCGCCATGGCCCTTTTGGTGCTAGGCGTCCTGGTCGCCGCCTTTGGCGGTGATCTGGAACTGGTTGCCCCTGCTGTTCAGAGCACTCCGGCCAAAGCGCCCCCCATGTGGCCTTTTCTTTTCATCACCATCGCCTGTGGGGCTATTTCCGGATTCCACTCCCTGGTGTCGTCGGGTACCTCATCCAAACAGGTGCGCGGCGAAGAGGATTCCCTTTTCGTGGGCTACGGTTCCATGCTGATGGAAGGGGCTCTGGCCACGCTGGTGATCATCGCCGTGGCCGCCGGCATCGGGCTGGGCTACACCACCAAATCCGGCGAGGTGCTGGCCGGTACGGCCGCCTGGACCGCCCACTATTCTTCCTGGGCGGCCGCCGCCGGGCTGGGCTCCAAAATCAGCGCTTTTGTGGACGGATCGGCTAACATGATCATGGCCATCGGTATCTCGAAAAAGTTCACACTGGCCATCATGGCGGTCTTTGTCGCCTCTTTTGCCGGAACCACGCTGGATACCGCCACGAGGATTCAGCGCTATGTCATCGGTGAACTCGGGCATTCCATCAATATCGACGGTCTGGCAAACAAATGGGTTGCCACGGGGATCGCCGTGGGAACCGCCCTTATCCTGGCCTTTGCCACGGGTGCCAGCGGTAATGGAGCGCTGAAACTCTGGCCGCTTTTCGGTGCCGTCAACCAGACCCTTGCGGCCCTTGCCCTGATCATCATTACCCTCTATCTCAAGGAAAAAGGCGGCCTCAAATGGCTGGTTGCAGGCATTCCGGCCGTTTTCATGTCGGTAATGACCATCTGGGCGGTCATCATGAACCAGGCCACGTTCGGCACCGCCCACAATCTGTTGCTGCAGACCATCAACATCATCATTCTAGTCATAGCGGTGCTGATCGTCATCGAGGGGGTCGTGAAATTTTTCAAAACAGACGTCCCATCGGGGCAAGCTGTCCCGGAGGCACAGTAA